In one window of Brassica rapa cultivar Chiifu-401-42 chromosome A07, CAAS_Brap_v3.01, whole genome shotgun sequence DNA:
- the LOC103831135 gene encoding protein PLASTID MOVEMENT IMPAIRED 2, translated as MAEGGGRRIGSVKAAINMYGQRATRTVSPQLDLPEAKSVAEDLHKSGRELGMYRESRKASDSAKAKAEAELNKAKKTAQELTLLIEQSNLRSKSVKKLKTDGNGTYAQIIRELEDVKQELSKLKLDAAYVLKEKVAAEKEVMELRVKTEENLNLVESLKLEVDAANEEHVLVELAKMEALKECKEVEEERERERKEAFEELEKRKKRTKEMKKEIKRSKEYENVLSETLADIETLETQLSLVKDMERKAPKNQRGKKDVLTVLREVTEETEAKKEELASVKAEVLYLGGIMDALGKELVEVKQEAARFDKIIEKDDAMIERLNTKLLMAKGRLEAVSADEERISSLADNLICSLEKLKNDKEAAKKEEVELKEEARIIKKTENGFGGKEKELLSKLEELEMAKQSEGLALKKLESMVERTMETREMDSQSSSTITISRFEYEYLSGQARHAEETAEKKVEAAMAWVEALKASTKEIVMKTETLERESGKTMVEEERASFRMLRSLSIKRLVQNEIEKFKEESAEDKSSSLVVSSPKPVRRSVRLSGKFTPVQGGKTRRYSSGNRGTPSYFVIKKKKKKVPNLVKFFSRKRDKSSLEE; from the exons ATGGCAGAAGGTGGAGGAAGAAGAATAGGATCAGTGAAAGCCGCCATTAACATGTACGGACAAAGAGCTACTCGAACCGTCTCTCCTCAGTTAGATTTGCCAGAAGCTAAG TCTGTTGCAGAGGACTTGCACAAGTCAGGGAGAGAGCTTGGCATGTACAGAGAGAGCAGAAAGGCTTCTGACTCTGCAAAGGCCAAAGCCGAAGCTGAACTAAACAAGGCCAAGAAGACAGCGCAGGAGCTGACTTTACTCATAGAGCAGTCAAATCTCCGGTCAAAGTCTGTGAAGAAGTTAAAGACCGATGGAAACGGTACCTACGCTCAGATCATTCGAGAGTTAGAGGATGTGAAGCAAGAACTGAGCAAGCTTAAGCTCGACGCAGCCTATGTTTTAAAAGAGAAGGTTGCGGCGGAGAAGGAAGTAATGGAGTTAAGGGTTAAGACTGAAGAGAATTTGAACTTGGTTGAGAGTCTTAAGCTTGAGGTCGATGCTGCGAATGAAGAGCATGTTTTGGTTGAGTTGGCGAAGATGGAGGCTTTGAAGGAATGCAAAGAGGtggaagaggagagagagagggaaaggAAGGAAGCGTTTGAGGAattggagaagaggaagaagaggacgaaggagatgaagaaagaGATCAAAAGATCAAAGGAGTATGAGAATGTGTTGTCAGAGACTTTGGCGGATATAGAGACGTTGGAAACGCAGTTAAGTCTTGTTAAGGACATGGAGAGGAAGGCTCCCAAGAACCAAAGAGGGAAGAAGGACGTTTTGACGGTTTTGAGAGAAGTTACTGAAGAGACGGAAGCTAAGAAGGAGGAGCTCGCTTCTGTTAAGGCGGAGGTTCTTTATCTCGGCGGTATAATGGATGCGTTGGGTAAAGAGCTTGTGGAAGTTAAACAAGAAGCGGCTCGGTTTGATAAGATTATAGAAAAAGATGATGCAATGATTGAAAGACTCAATACAAAGCTGCTTATGGCGAAAGGTAGATTAGAAGCAGTGTCTGCAGATGAGGAAAGAATCAGCTCTCTTGCTGATAATTTAATCTGCTCTTTAGAGAAGCTAAAGAACGATAAAGAAGCTGCGAAGAAGGAAGAGGTTGAACTCAAAGAAGAGGCAAGAATCATCAAGAAAACCGAAAATGGATTCGGTGGGAAAGAGAAGGAGTTGCTATCTAAGCTAGAAGAGCTGGAGATGGCAAAACAATCAGAGGGTTTAGCATTAAAGAAGCTTGAATCAATGGTAGAGAGAACAATGGAAACTAGAGAAATGGATTCTCAGAGTAGCTCAACCATCACAATCTCGAGATTCGAGTACGAGTATCTTAGTGGACAAGCGCGTCACGCTGAAGAAACCGCAGAGAAGAAAGTGGAAGCAGCAATGGCGTGGGTGGAAGCGCTGAAGGCGAGCACTAAGGAGATTGTGATGAAGACGGAGACTCTAGAGAGGGAGAGTGGGAAGACAATGGTGGAAGAGGAGAGGGCGTCGTTTAGGATGCTGAGGTCGCTGTCGATAAAGAGACTGGTGCAGAACGAGATTGAGAAGTTCAAGGAGGAGTCAGCAGAAGACAAAAGCAGCAGTTTGGTGGTCTCTTCTCCTAAACCGGTGAGAAG
- the LOC103831136 gene encoding non-specific lipid-transfer protein 2, translated as MMKMLALTLMVFVILSPSFAAPTKVALGAACDAKQLQPCLAAITGGGQPSGDCCAKLKEQQPCLCGFSKNPAFAQYVSSPNSRKVVSACGVPYPSC; from the coding sequence ATGATGAAGATGTTGGCATTGACACTCATGGTTTTCGTCATTCTTTCGCCATCATTTGCGGCTCCAACTAAAGTGGCACTCGGAGCGGCATGTGACGCTAAGCAGCTTCAGCCTTGCCTGGCAGCAATTACAGGAGGAGGCCAACCCTCGGGTGATTGTTGTGCAAAGCTGAAGGAGCAGCAGCCATGCTTATGTGGGTTTTCTAAGAACCCTGCGTTTGCTCAGTACGTTAGCTCTCCGAACTCTCGCAAAGTCGTATCTGCTTGTGGTGTTCCTTATCCAAGTTGCTAA